From one Trueperella pyogenes genomic stretch:
- a CDS encoding PadR family transcriptional regulator, with the protein MSTQFAVLGLLAKEPNYGYELKKMYDDLFAGDKPILPGQLYAILGRLARDAAIAKIDDTGISGGPERTRYAVTDVGHERLLAWLRQPEAPAPTLQATLYMKVILALMLDGDAAPFIHDQKVAHLARMRELVARRRRAALAERILLDNAIFHIEADIRWMDMTASRLTHLKEELWNTTSSSKPEA; encoded by the coding sequence ATGAGTACGCAATTCGCCGTCCTTGGTCTGCTCGCCAAGGAACCGAACTACGGCTACGAGCTCAAAAAGATGTACGACGATCTTTTCGCTGGGGACAAGCCCATTCTCCCTGGCCAGCTCTACGCCATCCTAGGGCGTCTCGCCCGTGACGCCGCGATCGCCAAAATCGACGACACTGGTATATCCGGCGGCCCGGAACGCACGCGCTACGCCGTCACCGACGTCGGACACGAGCGCCTTCTCGCTTGGCTGCGCCAACCCGAGGCTCCGGCTCCCACGCTCCAAGCCACCCTCTACATGAAGGTCATCCTCGCGCTCATGCTCGACGGCGACGCGGCTCCCTTCATCCACGACCAGAAGGTAGCCCACCTCGCCCGCATGCGAGAACTCGTCGCCCGGCGTCGTCGGGCAGCGCTCGCCGAACGCATCCTGCTCGACAACGCTATTTTCCACATCGAGGCCGACATCCGCTGGATGGACATGACCGCCAGCCGCCTCACTCACCTGAAAGAAGAACTATGGAACACGACATCATCCTCGAAGCCCGAAGCCTAA
- a CDS encoding ABC transporter ATP-binding protein yields the protein MEHDIILEARSLKKAFGRTEAMRGIDLNVERGEILAIMGPSGSGKSTLLHALAAIERPDDGTVFFNGARIDSLSDAERTILRRTKFGFVFQFGQLVPELTALDNVMVPLMLGGVRKGEAVRRAKEWLARVGLADRAELLPGQLSGGEAQRVAIARSLIIRPEILFADEPTGALDSFNSEQVMEMIVQLARAEGLTVVMVTHEPMIAAFADREIVVRDGRIEAQ from the coding sequence ATGGAACACGACATCATCCTCGAAGCCCGAAGCCTAAAGAAGGCATTCGGCCGCACCGAAGCCATGCGCGGCATCGACCTCAACGTGGAACGAGGCGAAATCCTCGCCATCATGGGGCCCTCCGGCTCCGGAAAATCCACCCTCCTGCACGCACTCGCTGCCATCGAGCGCCCCGACGACGGCACAGTATTCTTCAACGGCGCACGCATCGACAGCCTTTCCGACGCCGAGCGCACCATCCTCCGCCGCACCAAGTTCGGCTTCGTATTCCAGTTCGGGCAACTCGTGCCCGAACTGACGGCGCTGGACAACGTCATGGTGCCCCTCATGCTCGGCGGCGTGCGCAAGGGCGAAGCTGTACGGCGGGCTAAGGAATGGCTAGCGCGCGTCGGCCTAGCCGACCGAGCCGAGCTCCTGCCCGGCCAACTCTCCGGCGGTGAAGCCCAGCGCGTGGCCATCGCCCGCTCGCTCATCATCCGCCCCGAGATACTGTTTGCCGACGAACCGACCGGCGCCCTCGATTCCTTCAACTCCGAGCAGGTCATGGAGATGATCGTCCAGCTCGCTCGCGCAGAAGGCTTGACGGTCGTCATGGTCACCCACGAACCCATGATCGCCGCTTTCGCCGACCGAGAGATAGTGGTACGTGACGGCCGAATCGAGGCACAATGA
- a CDS encoding FtsX-like permease family protein yields the protein MRLAASLFRASARQSRGRLTMLTGAVAFGVLILFLFSAYHHAIFDTTHTAWRTAYGEARHARFEGNTSVRTPSGEGDPLWMESILSPVFKLGDEGINTMHVATDGGSPEKPEGLPAWPEPGQYWVSPAVAQFLTDHPQYDAGSRFGTTQLGVLPEQMLASPDEHLVIVGVERAAIPDALPITDFHRDGQIASNIISAVIYLGIVIVLFPVVILISIAAKLGSVQREQRYAALRLVGATNKQILSIVTFESLVAAVVGYALGALAYLATRPLLFDISFGHRQWPSRISLTPWHWVIVALATLALIFFSNAWGMRGLRVSPLGVARQQKHDATPRIWRLLPLLAGVAIFTYIYISTTENKGTEQTIYLILAGVMMTMIGLIVAGPWITYVLGALARKAAQSADIFIGSSYVRAHAGRVSRSVVGVVLALFAGSFFLTAVSDVDFDRFTQSNTELATGTVNVQAPAEDLARLAEFTWVKNITNVPQLSGVYRVLPCDSARDYLPNVRCDGGVVGFNPYTDKKDAYLIGADLREIARLLEERGAYIEYDPAGDPVAENVAVIQLREAADIDHLRTALKDQSFNPDLSILDGRGGRGMNTQIYTLTMMTYMGIGVTLIVSVISLVVSTYAGLLERRRSLLSLRLSGMKISQLGKMVLVESFVPLVAMATVATAAGIGAGFVLMHAVSYSLNARLNGLYVAVLIGALIAAGFAIAAILPSMKKMTQLSVNRTE from the coding sequence ATGAGACTAGCAGCCAGCCTATTTCGTGCCAGCGCCAGGCAAAGCCGCGGGCGGCTCACGATGCTCACCGGCGCCGTCGCTTTCGGCGTCCTCATCCTCTTCCTTTTCTCCGCCTACCATCACGCCATTTTCGACACCACCCACACCGCGTGGCGCACCGCCTACGGCGAAGCCAGGCATGCCCGCTTTGAAGGCAACACCTCGGTAAGGACGCCCTCCGGTGAGGGCGACCCACTGTGGATGGAGTCGATCCTCTCCCCGGTTTTTAAACTCGGCGACGAAGGCATAAACACAATGCATGTGGCCACCGATGGTGGCTCTCCCGAAAAACCAGAAGGGCTGCCCGCTTGGCCAGAGCCGGGACAGTACTGGGTATCACCCGCTGTCGCACAGTTCCTCACCGATCACCCACAATACGACGCCGGTAGCCGCTTTGGCACCACACAGCTTGGCGTCCTGCCTGAGCAGATGCTCGCCAGCCCTGACGAGCACCTAGTCATCGTCGGAGTAGAGCGCGCCGCCATCCCGGATGCGCTTCCCATCACTGACTTCCACCGCGACGGGCAAATCGCCAGCAACATCATCAGCGCTGTCATATACCTCGGCATCGTCATCGTGCTCTTCCCCGTGGTCATCCTCATTTCCATTGCCGCCAAGCTCGGCAGCGTTCAACGCGAACAGCGCTACGCTGCATTACGGTTGGTAGGAGCCACAAACAAGCAAATCCTCAGCATCGTCACCTTCGAATCGCTCGTCGCCGCCGTTGTCGGCTACGCGCTCGGCGCGCTCGCCTACCTAGCAACGCGTCCGCTCCTCTTCGACATCTCTTTCGGTCACAGGCAGTGGCCCAGCCGCATTAGCCTCACACCGTGGCACTGGGTGATAGTCGCCCTGGCCACACTCGCCCTCATTTTCTTCTCTAACGCATGGGGCATGCGCGGCTTACGCGTCTCACCATTGGGCGTAGCTCGACAACAAAAACATGACGCCACTCCCAGAATTTGGCGTTTGCTCCCACTTCTAGCGGGCGTCGCGATCTTCACCTACATCTACATCTCTACCACGGAAAACAAAGGAACCGAGCAGACCATCTACTTGATACTCGCCGGTGTCATGATGACGATGATCGGGTTGATCGTCGCCGGACCGTGGATCACCTACGTCCTCGGGGCGCTGGCCCGCAAGGCAGCCCAGTCAGCCGACATCTTCATCGGTTCATCCTACGTTCGCGCCCACGCAGGGCGAGTCTCCCGCTCGGTCGTCGGAGTAGTCCTCGCCCTCTTCGCAGGCAGCTTCTTCCTCACAGCAGTGTCAGACGTCGATTTCGACCGCTTCACACAGAGCAACACCGAACTCGCCACGGGCACGGTGAACGTGCAGGCGCCAGCAGAAGACCTTGCGCGACTTGCGGAATTCACCTGGGTAAAGAACATCACTAACGTCCCGCAGCTGTCCGGCGTCTACCGAGTCCTGCCCTGCGATAGTGCCCGCGACTACCTGCCAAATGTGCGCTGCGATGGCGGCGTCGTCGGTTTCAACCCCTACACAGATAAAAAGGATGCCTACCTTATCGGGGCGGACCTGCGCGAGATAGCGCGATTGCTTGAAGAGCGCGGAGCCTATATCGAATACGACCCGGCGGGCGATCCGGTCGCCGAAAATGTTGCAGTCATTCAACTGCGCGAAGCGGCCGACATCGACCATCTGCGCACAGCCCTCAAGGACCAGTCCTTTAACCCGGATCTGTCTATTCTTGATGGCAGAGGCGGCAGGGGCATGAACACGCAGATTTATACGCTGACGATGATGACCTACATGGGCATCGGAGTAACGCTGATCGTGTCGGTGATCTCGCTGGTCGTGTCCACCTATGCGGGCTTGCTGGAGCGGCGCAGGTCGCTCCTCAGCCTGCGGCTGTCCGGCATGAAGATCAGCCAACTGGGCAAGATGGTGCTGGTCGAATCGTTCGTTCCACTCGTGGCTATGGCAACCGTGGCGACTGCCGCCGGCATTGGTGCTGGCTTCGTCCTCATGCATGCCGTGTCGTATTCGCTCAATGCGCGTCTGAACGGGCTATATGTGGCGGTGCTGATCGGGGCGCTCATCGCGGCGGGCTTCGCCATCGCGGCGATCCTGCCGTCAATGAAGAAGATGACGCAGCTATCAGTCAACCGGACGGAATAG
- a CDS encoding GNAT family N-acetyltransferase encodes MIELATSATPELEAAFARLIPQLSSAQPMDIEQIEQLIAQQAIDLLLYKDEDEIQGMLTLVTFTIPTGVRAWIEDVVVDDAARGKGAGRALVEAACDLATKRGAKTVDLTSRPSREAANRLYQRCGFEARQTNVYRYAGK; translated from the coding sequence ATGATCGAACTTGCCACATCAGCCACTCCAGAGCTCGAGGCTGCTTTCGCCCGCCTCATCCCCCAGCTCTCCTCTGCCCAGCCGATGGACATTGAGCAGATCGAACAGCTAATCGCCCAACAGGCCATTGACCTGCTCCTTTACAAGGATGAGGACGAGATCCAAGGCATGCTCACCCTCGTCACTTTCACGATCCCGACCGGCGTTCGTGCTTGGATCGAGGACGTGGTAGTTGACGACGCAGCCCGCGGGAAGGGCGCTGGCCGCGCACTCGTCGAAGCCGCATGTGATCTGGCTACAAAGCGCGGCGCCAAAACGGTTGATCTGACATCACGTCCCTCGCGCGAGGCCGCTAACCGCCTCTATCAGCGCTGCGGCTTCGAAGCTCGCCAGACCAACGTCTACCGTTACGCAGGTAAGTAG
- a CDS encoding acetate/propionate family kinase → MTVLVINSGSSSIKYQLIDPESGASLAKGLVERIGESISHLEHEVDDKSFELDQPIADHAVGLALVIDMFNTHGPSLAEADIKAVGHRVVQGGKYFDKAALITDEVQQLIEDLSPLGPLHNPAHLKGIKVAREMFDVPNVAVFDTAFFQSLPNESATYAIDRDVAEKYQIRRYGAHGTSHQFVSGQVSELLGRDDLKQIVLHLGNGASASAVVNGRAVDTSMGLTPLEGLVMGGRTGDIDPAAVFHLVRQAGMSIDEIDTLFNKQSGLKGLAGDNDMRQVWKLADEGDANAQEALEVYVHRLIHYIGAYTAVMGGLDALTFTAGAGENDSRLRERVCERLAPFGVKLDLEKNSVRSKEARVISTEDSAVTVCVVPTNEELAIARQAMEII, encoded by the coding sequence GTGACCGTTCTGGTTATCAACTCTGGATCTTCCTCGATCAAGTATCAGCTCATTGATCCCGAAAGCGGCGCATCGCTCGCCAAAGGCCTCGTGGAGCGCATCGGTGAATCCATCTCCCACCTTGAGCACGAGGTAGACGACAAGAGCTTCGAGCTTGACCAGCCGATCGCAGACCACGCCGTGGGCCTCGCCCTCGTCATCGACATGTTCAACACGCATGGCCCGTCTCTGGCCGAGGCTGACATCAAGGCCGTCGGCCACCGCGTGGTTCAAGGCGGCAAGTACTTCGACAAGGCTGCCCTCATCACGGACGAGGTCCAGCAGCTCATCGAGGATCTCTCCCCACTCGGCCCACTCCACAACCCCGCCCACCTCAAGGGCATCAAGGTAGCACGCGAGATGTTCGACGTGCCGAATGTGGCCGTCTTCGACACCGCCTTCTTCCAGTCGCTTCCGAACGAGTCGGCCACCTACGCGATCGACCGCGACGTGGCCGAAAAGTACCAGATCCGCCGTTACGGGGCGCACGGCACCTCCCACCAGTTCGTCTCTGGCCAGGTCAGCGAGCTGCTCGGGCGCGATGACCTCAAGCAGATCGTTTTGCACCTAGGTAATGGTGCCTCGGCCTCGGCTGTGGTCAACGGTAGGGCCGTGGACACCTCGATGGGCCTGACTCCGCTGGAAGGCCTGGTCATGGGCGGGCGTACCGGCGACATCGATCCTGCCGCCGTCTTCCATCTGGTTCGCCAGGCGGGCATGAGCATCGACGAGATCGACACGCTGTTTAACAAGCAGTCGGGTCTTAAGGGGTTGGCTGGCGACAATGACATGCGCCAGGTGTGGAAGCTCGCCGACGAGGGCGATGCGAATGCGCAGGAAGCCCTCGAGGTTTACGTCCACCGCCTGATCCACTACATCGGTGCCTACACTGCCGTGATGGGTGGCCTGGATGCCCTCACTTTCACTGCCGGTGCGGGCGAGAACGATTCGCGCCTGCGCGAGCGCGTGTGTGAGCGCCTGGCACCCTTTGGCGTGAAGCTCGATCTGGAGAAGAACTCCGTTCGGTCGAAGGAAGCCCGTGTGATCTCCACCGAAGATTCGGCGGTTACCGTCTGCGTGGTGCCCACCAACGAGGAACTGGCCATCGCACGCCAGGCGATGGAGATTATTTAG
- the pta gene encoding phosphate acetyltransferase, which translates to MTKSVYFTAAEGNSGTRPVVRAVIEQLTQDYPKLGLFRAFTNGPIETDVDFIDLLKLVGREEDRDIAWGTTRQAYVRDEEAAMTDLVKRYTDYAENFDAVLILGLLDGDPVNPGMLARTGRAAANLATSVFVVVSGALRTPEQVVNLSHLASREIQGENAPISAVAITAAEHRVEEEQSPLGEHTPIIYFYDGEAVELTDADKAVVRGAMEHGSNVVTPLSFTASLISRARAQRKRIVLPESADERILAAADELIRREVADIILLGEADDVLARAAELGFDLSAAQIVSPTTPELVAKYAAEFARLREKKGVTYDQAVETIKDLSYFGTMMVHMGDADGMVSGAINTTANTIVPSFQIIKTKPGAALVSSCFLMLMEDRVYVYGDCAVTTNPTPEQLAGIAISSAETAKQFGVEPRVAMLSYSTGTSGKGPDVDAVVEATRIAKEQRPDLLIEGPIQYDAAVDARVAATKLPGSPVAGQATVFIFPNLNAGNIGYKAVQRSAGAVAVGPVLQGLNKPVNDLSRGALVEDIVNTVAITAIQAQN; encoded by the coding sequence ATGACCAAGAGCGTCTACTTCACCGCGGCAGAGGGCAACTCCGGCACCCGCCCCGTCGTCCGCGCGGTTATTGAACAGCTCACGCAGGACTACCCCAAACTCGGCCTCTTCCGGGCCTTCACCAACGGCCCGATCGAGACCGACGTCGACTTTATCGACCTCCTCAAGCTCGTCGGCCGCGAAGAAGACCGCGACATCGCCTGGGGTACCACCCGCCAGGCCTACGTGCGCGATGAGGAAGCCGCCATGACCGACCTGGTCAAGCGCTACACCGATTACGCCGAGAACTTTGACGCCGTGCTCATCCTCGGTCTGCTCGACGGCGACCCCGTCAACCCAGGCATGCTCGCCCGCACAGGTCGCGCTGCAGCGAACCTGGCGACCTCGGTGTTCGTCGTCGTCTCGGGCGCGCTGCGCACACCTGAACAGGTTGTTAACCTCTCCCACCTCGCCTCCCGCGAGATCCAGGGCGAAAATGCGCCGATCTCCGCCGTGGCCATCACTGCTGCCGAGCACCGCGTCGAAGAAGAGCAGTCCCCGCTGGGCGAGCACACCCCGATCATCTACTTCTACGACGGCGAGGCCGTCGAACTCACCGACGCCGACAAGGCCGTGGTGCGCGGGGCGATGGAACACGGCTCGAACGTCGTGACGCCGCTGAGCTTTACGGCGTCGCTGATCTCGCGCGCTCGGGCACAGCGCAAGCGCATCGTCCTGCCCGAATCCGCCGACGAGCGCATCCTCGCGGCCGCCGACGAGCTGATCCGCCGCGAGGTCGCCGACATCATCCTCCTCGGCGAGGCAGACGACGTACTCGCGCGCGCAGCCGAGCTCGGCTTCGACCTCAGCGCCGCGCAGATCGTCTCCCCCACCACCCCCGAGCTGGTCGCCAAATACGCCGCCGAGTTCGCTCGCCTGCGCGAGAAGAAGGGCGTCACCTACGATCAGGCGGTCGAGACCATCAAGGACCTGTCCTACTTCGGCACCATGATGGTCCACATGGGCGACGCCGACGGCATGGTTTCCGGCGCCATCAACACCACTGCCAACACCATCGTGCCCTCCTTCCAGATCATCAAGACCAAGCCAGGGGCCGCACTCGTCTCCTCCTGCTTCCTCATGCTTATGGAGGACCGCGTCTACGTCTACGGCGACTGTGCCGTGACCACCAACCCCACCCCCGAGCAACTCGCCGGCATCGCCATCTCCTCGGCCGAGACCGCCAAACAGTTCGGCGTGGAGCCGCGCGTTGCCATGCTCTCCTACTCCACCGGCACCTCCGGCAAGGGGCCGGATGTGGACGCCGTCGTCGAGGCCACCCGCATCGCCAAGGAGCAGCGTCCTGACCTGCTCATCGAGGGTCCCATCCAGTACGACGCCGCCGTGGATGCCCGCGTCGCTGCGACGAAGCTACCTGGTTCGCCCGTTGCTGGCCAGGCCACCGTCTTTATCTTCCCGAACCTGAACGCGGGCAACATTGGTTACAAGGCCGTTCAGCGCTCGGCTGGCGCCGTGGCCGTGGGTCCGGTCCTGCAGGGGCTGAACAAGCCTGTCAACGATCTGTCCCGCGGTGCGCTCGTGGAAGACATTGTCAACACCGTGGCCATCACCGCTATTCAGGCACAAAACTAA
- a CDS encoding pseudouridine synthase: MRRPRSQRRSARQRAIRPPLRGGVNACPLVLPDVDFATLGEWAVSRFGPAGEGLFSGDIFYDFAIPALAADPYRPGTRLHIFRPVPDEPAEPIVLDVVHRAERFVVVDKPHGIATIPRGSYVARSVTIAARRQFSNDDVAAAHRLDAETAGLVLLTEDPRWRGPYQDMFAARKVTKIYEAVARCVDLGALAGNLPGVAKAEAGHLGEWVRVDLRLAREPGAIAVHVAEGEPNAVTYIRKVRQLRATPELVPAAADGEATAPPALALYELRPITGRLHQLRATLNYLGAPIAGDPLYPKVLSLEDTAARSFPTQLLAAQLSFVDPVDGEQVHIRTRRTLQFLTL; the protein is encoded by the coding sequence GTGCGTAGGCCGCGTTCGCAGCGTCGTTCGGCGCGTCAGCGTGCGATTCGCCCGCCGTTGCGTGGCGGAGTTAACGCTTGCCCGCTTGTGCTTCCCGACGTCGACTTCGCCACCTTGGGCGAATGGGCGGTGAGCCGCTTCGGCCCAGCTGGCGAGGGGCTTTTTAGCGGCGATATCTTCTACGATTTCGCCATCCCCGCCCTGGCCGCCGACCCCTACCGCCCCGGAACGCGGCTGCACATCTTCCGCCCCGTCCCCGACGAGCCAGCCGAGCCGATCGTCCTTGACGTCGTCCACCGCGCCGAGCGATTCGTCGTCGTCGACAAGCCGCACGGCATCGCCACCATCCCGCGCGGCTCCTATGTGGCACGGAGCGTGACGATCGCGGCGCGCCGCCAGTTCTCCAACGACGACGTCGCCGCAGCTCACCGCCTCGACGCCGAGACCGCCGGACTCGTCTTGCTCACGGAGGATCCGCGGTGGCGTGGCCCCTACCAGGACATGTTCGCCGCTCGGAAAGTGACGAAGATCTATGAGGCTGTGGCTCGTTGCGTGGATCTGGGGGCGCTCGCGGGCAACTTGCCGGGTGTGGCGAAGGCCGAGGCTGGACATCTGGGGGAGTGGGTGCGGGTGGATCTGCGCCTGGCCAGGGAGCCGGGCGCGATCGCCGTGCACGTCGCGGAAGGAGAGCCCAACGCGGTTACCTATATCCGCAAGGTTCGCCAATTGCGCGCGACACCCGAGTTGGTGCCAGCCGCGGCTGACGGCGAGGCGACGGCGCCGCCCGCACTTGCCCTGTACGAACTGCGCCCGATCACGGGTCGGCTCCACCAGCTGCGGGCCACGCTGAACTATCTAGGCGCTCCGATCGCAGGCGACCCGCTTTACCCGAAGGTGCTTTCGCTGGAGGACACGGCCGCTCGTTCCTTCCCCACGCAGTTGCTTGCAGCGCAATTGAGCTTTGTAGATCCTGTCGATGGCGAGCAAGTACATATACGGACGCGTAGGACACTCCAGTTCCTGACCCTGTAG
- the guaA gene encoding glutamine-hydrolyzing GMP synthase — MSELRPVLVIDNGAQNAQLIARRVRDAGYYSELVPHSWSAQQVLDKQPRAIILSGGPSSVYAEGAPQLDPALLEAGVPVLGICYGFQQMTHALGGVVGRTDLKEYGTTPAQMVAGGVVTGPAGRSATVWMSHGDSVTRAPEGFTVTATTPGAQVAAFENAERKLFGLQWHPEAKHCEHGQEQIEAFLRDGAGLEPNWDSSSVIEEQVRKIREQVGDKHAICGLSGGVDSSVAAALVHKAIGEQLTCVFVDHGLLRKGEAEQVVRDYAASLGIRVVAVDESERFLSALDGVTDPETKRKIIGREFIRSFEAAQRALVAEAGAAGKEIKFLVQGTLYPDVVESGGGDGTANIKSHHNVGGLPEDLDFELVEPLRDLFKDEVRAIGLELGLDEKLVWRQPFPGPGLGIRVVGAVNRERLDILREADAIAREELSAAGLDREIWQCPVVLLADVRSVGVQGDGRTYGHPIVLRPVSSEDAMSADWTRIPYDVLSKISSRITNEVDEINRVVLDVTSKPPGTIEWE, encoded by the coding sequence GTGAGTGAATTACGCCCAGTTTTAGTCATTGATAATGGTGCCCAGAATGCTCAGCTGATCGCGCGGCGTGTGCGTGACGCCGGATATTACTCCGAGCTCGTGCCGCATTCGTGGAGCGCCCAACAAGTATTGGACAAGCAACCACGAGCGATCATCCTCTCGGGTGGGCCGTCCTCGGTGTATGCCGAAGGTGCCCCTCAGCTCGATCCCGCGCTCCTCGAAGCGGGCGTCCCCGTGCTCGGCATCTGCTACGGCTTCCAGCAGATGACGCACGCGCTTGGCGGCGTCGTCGGCCGGACTGACCTGAAGGAATACGGGACGACGCCGGCGCAGATGGTTGCGGGCGGCGTCGTGACCGGTCCTGCTGGACGGTCCGCGACCGTGTGGATGAGCCACGGCGATTCGGTGACGCGCGCGCCGGAGGGCTTCACTGTGACGGCCACGACGCCGGGCGCGCAGGTGGCCGCGTTCGAGAACGCGGAGCGCAAGCTGTTTGGCCTGCAGTGGCACCCCGAGGCTAAACACTGCGAGCACGGCCAGGAGCAGATCGAGGCGTTCCTGCGCGACGGCGCCGGTTTGGAGCCGAACTGGGATTCGTCTTCGGTCATTGAAGAGCAGGTGCGTAAGATCCGCGAGCAGGTGGGGGACAAGCACGCCATCTGTGGGCTGTCTGGCGGCGTGGATTCGTCAGTGGCGGCGGCGCTCGTTCACAAGGCGATTGGTGAGCAACTGACCTGCGTGTTTGTCGATCACGGTCTGCTGCGCAAGGGCGAGGCAGAGCAGGTGGTGCGTGACTACGCCGCTTCGCTCGGTATCCGGGTGGTGGCAGTGGACGAGTCGGAGCGCTTCTTGAGCGCGCTCGACGGCGTGACCGACCCCGAGACCAAGCGCAAGATCATCGGCCGCGAGTTCATCCGTTCTTTTGAGGCGGCCCAGCGCGCGCTCGTCGCGGAGGCGGGCGCCGCGGGTAAGGAAATCAAGTTCCTCGTCCAGGGCACGCTGTACCCCGACGTCGTGGAGTCCGGCGGTGGGGATGGCACGGCGAACATCAAGTCCCACCACAACGTGGGCGGCCTGCCGGAGGACCTGGACTTCGAGTTGGTGGAGCCGCTGCGTGACCTGTTCAAGGACGAGGTGCGCGCGATTGGCCTGGAGTTGGGGTTGGACGAGAAGCTGGTGTGGCGTCAGCCCTTCCCCGGCCCTGGCTTGGGCATCCGTGTGGTCGGCGCAGTCAACCGCGAGCGCCTGGATATCCTGCGCGAGGCCGATGCGATTGCGCGTGAGGAACTGTCGGCAGCCGGGCTGGACCGCGAGATCTGGCAGTGCCCGGTGGTGCTGCTGGCCGACGTGCGCTCGGTGGGCGTGCAGGGCGATGGGCGCACGTATGGCCATCCGATCGTGCTGCGCCCGGTGTCTTCCGAGGACGCGATGAGCGCGGACTGGACCCGCATTCCCTACGACGTGCTGTCAAAGATCTCTAGCCGCATCACCAATGAGGTGGACGAGATCAACCGCGTGGTGCTCGACGTGACGAGCAAGCCGCCGGGGACCATCGAGTGGGAGTAA
- a CDS encoding HEPN domain-containing protein — MVDTRNYYTHFSPDRKDKAFGKEELSIVNAELMALLEYHLMLTLGFDDETTLTNVQRRLRNR; from the coding sequence CTGGTAGACACGAGGAACTACTACACCCACTTCAGCCCGGATAGGAAGGACAAGGCTTTCGGAAAAGAAGAGCTGTCCATAGTCAACGCCGAGCTAATGGCGCTACTCGAATACCACCTGATGCTGACACTGGGCTTCGACGACGAAACCACCTTGACGAACGTGCAGCGTAGACTCCGAAATCGATAA
- a CDS encoding type IV toxin-antitoxin system AbiEi family antitoxin domain-containing protein, whose amino-acid sequence MGYSNHTGAIAELSESEGVFTSGQAARMGIPRDALHDAVASGRLERVVRGAYRMVGVWFLLRGRACDDLQLSPYRFHAPRRTNTRTQ is encoded by the coding sequence ATGGGATATTCGAACCATACAGGGGCAATAGCCGAGCTCTCCGAGTCTGAGGGCGTCTTCACCTCCGGTCAGGCGGCACGCATGGGCATCCCGCGCGACGCCCTGCACGACGCGGTCGCGTCTGGACGCCTCGAACGTGTGGTGCGCGGCGCCTACCGCATGGTGGGGGTTTGGTTCCTCCTTCGTGGACGAGCTTGCGACGACCTGCAGCTCTCGCCTTACCGGTTCCACGCCCCCAGGAGGACAAACACAAGAACCCAGTAG
- a CDS encoding type II toxin-antitoxin system Phd/YefM family antitoxin encodes MVSRNEVTFEPGLPVTRPECTVFDLVVDDEDLSLVSGVLGDSRYLGFDYWKLQGLLEDHYGKERGRAIYHGLMENSGLLGNLAPVLSPCNQCIPCSKQMRHRPSLALNAHKVRRVMAPSSVNGYNYGHNNSKLRGATMVAVTVGLAEAKNNFSKVTAEVNRTGRPATVLKNNKPWVVIQPASLVVKDDAVDVAVDFMDEYADVFSELAK; translated from the coding sequence ATGGTGTCGCGCAACGAGGTGACGTTCGAGCCGGGGCTCCCCGTGACGCGCCCCGAGTGCACCGTGTTCGACCTCGTCGTGGATGACGAGGATCTCTCGCTTGTGTCGGGCGTCCTGGGCGATTCGAGGTATCTCGGCTTCGACTACTGGAAGCTCCAGGGACTCCTCGAAGACCATTACGGCAAGGAACGCGGGCGGGCCATCTACCATGGCCTGATGGAGAACTCTGGGCTTCTTGGAAATTTGGCACCGGTTCTTTCCCCATGCAACCAGTGTATTCCGTGCTCAAAGCAAATGAGGCACCGCCCCAGCCTCGCACTCAATGCACATAAGGTGCGCCGAGTTATGGCGCCAAGCTCGGTTAATGGCTATAATTATGGCCATAATAATTCGAAGTTGAGAGGAGCGACCATGGTTGCCGTCACGGTGGGTCTTGCGGAGGCGAAGAATAACTTCTCGAAGGTCACTGCCGAGGTGAACCGCACCGGTCGCCCGGCTACGGTGCTCAAGAATAACAAGCCCTGGGTCGTCATCCAGCCGGCAAGCTTGGTCGTCAAGGATGACGCCGTCGATGTCGCGGTCGACTTCATGGATGAGTACGCCGACGTCTTCTCCGAGCTTGCGAAATGA